A stretch of Desulfitobacterium dichloroeliminans LMG P-21439 DNA encodes these proteins:
- a CDS encoding NuoI/complex I 23 kDa subunit family protein: MLGKGLFKGMGITIKKMLGPNITEFYPEVMPNLPKTVRSSMGLEPEKCISCSLCAMACPNEVITLTSEKNENNKKVLQTYHMDVGRCLFCGLCTEACPTNALTVTQEFENSVFYPEDLDWDMIERSKRNRKEGNE, from the coding sequence GTGTTAGGTAAAGGGTTATTTAAAGGTATGGGCATCACCATCAAAAAGATGCTCGGGCCAAACATCACAGAGTTCTATCCAGAGGTTATGCCGAATCTTCCTAAGACGGTTAGAAGCTCCATGGGACTGGAACCGGAGAAATGCATTTCTTGTTCCTTATGTGCTATGGCCTGTCCAAACGAAGTTATTACCTTAACCAGTGAAAAGAATGAGAACAATAAAAAAGTTCTTCAAACTTACCACATGGATGTTGGACGGTGTTTATTCTGCGGCTTATGCACAGAAGCATGTCCGACAAATGCACTTACTGTGACCCAGGAGTTTGAGAATTCGGTCTTCTATCCTGAGGATTTGGATTGGGATATGATCGAGCGTTCCAAACGCAATCGGAAGGAGGGCAACGAATGA
- the nuoH gene encoding NADH-quinone oxidoreductase subunit NuoH, with protein sequence MDAFIQSLNQLPLNIADMIRGLFADPHSIWADLTMTLIGMILVIVVIVVAALFLVILERKVAGWASQRPGPNRLGPRGWFQTIADALKLLGKEDITPANADKVMYKIAPMFVFGIPILTLAIIPMGYGMAAIDLELGIFYYLGITSVATLAFLMAGWSSNNKYSLVGGMRAVAQMISYEIPLIFSLLGVVMLTQTFNLTKIVEAQATIPFIFLQPIGFIIFLICGQAEVNRAPFDLVEADQEIIAGPFTEYTGLRWGLFYLGEYANLVAMCALATTVFLGGWQGPAILPGWAWFWLKVGLLIFVSMWVRWTFPRIRIDHLMHFAWKVLLPLALLNILLTGLGIYIYQLVIGG encoded by the coding sequence ATGGACGCTTTTATTCAATCGTTAAATCAATTGCCACTCAATATTGCGGATATGATCCGCGGTTTGTTCGCAGATCCTCACTCCATCTGGGCCGACCTCACTATGACTTTAATCGGCATGATTTTAGTTATCGTGGTCATCGTAGTGGCAGCACTTTTTCTCGTTATCTTAGAGAGAAAAGTTGCCGGATGGGCTTCGCAACGCCCTGGTCCAAATCGTTTGGGTCCTCGCGGATGGTTTCAGACCATAGCTGATGCTCTGAAACTTTTGGGGAAAGAGGATATTACACCAGCGAATGCTGATAAAGTAATGTATAAAATTGCCCCCATGTTTGTTTTTGGTATTCCAATCTTAACTCTAGCCATTATACCTATGGGCTATGGAATGGCAGCTATCGACTTAGAACTGGGGATATTCTACTATCTGGGGATTACTTCAGTTGCTACCTTGGCTTTCTTGATGGCTGGTTGGAGTTCCAATAATAAGTATTCTTTAGTTGGAGGTATGCGTGCAGTTGCGCAAATGATCAGTTATGAAATTCCCTTGATTTTCTCACTTTTGGGTGTTGTCATGCTGACCCAGACGTTCAACTTAACGAAAATCGTCGAGGCTCAAGCTACAATTCCGTTTATTTTCTTACAACCCATAGGATTTATTATCTTTTTGATTTGCGGACAAGCGGAAGTCAACAGAGCGCCGTTCGACCTTGTCGAAGCTGACCAGGAAATTATCGCCGGACCCTTTACCGAATATACAGGTCTGCGTTGGGGATTATTCTACCTCGGTGAATACGCAAACCTAGTTGCTATGTGTGCCTTAGCAACAACAGTCTTCTTAGGGGGTTGGCAAGGGCCAGCGATCTTACCAGGCTGGGCTTGGTTCTGGCTTAAAGTAGGTCTTTTGATTTTTGTTTCTATGTGGGTGCGTTGGACATTTCCACGGATTCGGATCGACCACTTGATGCATTTTGCCTGGAAGGTCTTGTTACCGCTCGCGCTTCTCAACATTTTGTTGACGGGTTTGGGGATTTATATCTATCAACTCGTGATTGGAGGGTGA
- a CDS encoding NADH-quinone oxidoreductase subunit D codes for MSDLYQEGTEELLLNMGPQHPSMHGVFRMIVHLQGETVTAIEPKIGYLHRGLEKIAESRTYTQFIPYTDRLDYLASPHNNLAYVQAVEKLMGIEIPERAEYLRIIFAELARIASHQVFVASGALDIAGWTAWGYPFRDRERILDLFEMTSGSRLTVNAMRIGGMNFDPTPEFWAALESFLDDMPEKIEEYYNIYLGNEITQGRLKNVGILSKEKAENLCITGPALRASGVQYDVRKAEPYGIYDRFDFEVPVLYGCDSFDRNMIRFLEMNESLKIIRQAMRDIPEGPTMAKVPKIIKPPVGEVYHRVENPKGELGFYIVSNGTPKPERVKIRAGAFVNLQCLEEISVGTYIQDLICSFASLDAVLGEVDK; via the coding sequence ATGTCAGATTTATACCAAGAAGGAACAGAAGAACTTCTTTTAAACATGGGCCCCCAGCATCCGAGTATGCACGGTGTATTTCGGATGATCGTTCATTTACAGGGGGAAACAGTAACTGCAATTGAACCAAAGATTGGCTATCTCCATCGTGGGTTAGAGAAAATCGCTGAAAGTCGGACGTACACCCAGTTCATTCCGTATACCGACCGTTTAGATTATCTGGCTTCACCCCACAATAATTTGGCTTATGTTCAGGCTGTAGAAAAGTTAATGGGAATTGAGATTCCCGAAAGAGCAGAATATTTACGTATCATTTTTGCTGAGCTAGCACGAATTGCCAGCCACCAAGTGTTTGTAGCCAGTGGGGCCTTAGATATCGCGGGCTGGACCGCCTGGGGATATCCCTTCCGTGATCGGGAGAGAATCCTTGATTTATTTGAGATGACATCAGGTAGCCGACTAACTGTCAACGCAATGCGGATCGGTGGTATGAACTTTGATCCAACGCCAGAATTTTGGGCTGCCTTAGAATCATTCTTGGATGATATGCCGGAAAAAATTGAAGAATATTATAATATCTATCTTGGCAATGAAATCACCCAAGGCAGATTGAAGAATGTCGGAATTCTTTCTAAGGAAAAGGCAGAGAATCTTTGCATTACCGGCCCAGCCCTTCGTGCGTCAGGAGTACAATACGATGTGCGTAAGGCAGAACCTTATGGAATCTATGATCGTTTTGATTTTGAAGTCCCGGTACTTTATGGCTGCGATTCATTCGACCGAAACATGATTCGTTTCTTGGAGATGAACGAGAGCCTCAAAATTATTCGTCAAGCTATGCGGGATATCCCTGAAGGTCCGACTATGGCGAAAGTGCCCAAAATCATCAAACCTCCTGTTGGGGAAGTATATCACCGGGTGGAAAATCCCAAGGGTGAACTCGGTTTCTATATTGTTAGCAATGGAACACCGAAGCCTGAACGGGTGAAGATTCGGGCGGGTGCCTTTGTTAATCTTCAGTGTTTAGAGGAAATAAGTGTTGGAACCTATATTCAAGATTTGATCTGTAGCTTTGCGTCGTTGGATGCAGTGCTTGGTGAAGTGGATAAGTAA
- a CDS encoding NADH-quinone oxidoreductase subunit C, whose product MGNNEVLRKRVDELAARVNGKVEEMIDTLVLTVQSAYITETLTAVKSFAEVPCDFLHDIAGVDKLTHFEVVYQMTSLRGPQKLRVKAIVDREKPVIDSVTRIWAGANFMEREAYDMFGIQFTGHPNLKRIYMWDDFEGFPLRKDYVTEPVEVRNTMRVRRDDE is encoded by the coding sequence ATGGGAAATAATGAAGTATTAAGAAAACGCGTGGATGAGTTAGCGGCGCGTGTCAATGGCAAAGTGGAAGAGATGATTGATACTTTAGTACTTACTGTACAGAGCGCTTACATCACGGAAACTCTAACCGCAGTGAAGAGCTTTGCGGAAGTACCATGTGACTTTCTCCACGACATCGCTGGAGTGGATAAACTTACCCATTTCGAAGTTGTTTATCAGATGACAAGCCTTCGTGGGCCCCAAAAGCTGCGCGTTAAGGCAATTGTCGATCGCGAGAAACCGGTGATTGACTCCGTGACCCGAATCTGGGCAGGTGCCAATTTCATGGAGCGAGAAGCTTATGATATGTTTGGTATCCAATTCACAGGTCACCCGAATCTGAAACGGATTTATATGTGGGATGATTTTGAAGGATTCCCATTACGTAAGGATTATGTTACAGAGCCTGTGGAAGTTCGTAATACTATGCGTGTACGCAGAGATGATGAGTAA
- a CDS encoding NADH-quinone oxidoreductase subunit B produces the protein MDVAKEKELREAEALMEKNVLLTSIDKILNWGRGHSFWPVTFGLACCAIEMMAAGGPRVDISRFGYEVFRASPRHADVMVVAGTCTRKMAPLLRMIYDQMAEPKWVIAMGSCASAGGPFADSYSMLTGVDKIVPVDVYIPGCPPRPESLVYGLLQLQYKVNHPDKVRLLKHGK, from the coding sequence GTGGATGTAGCAAAAGAGAAAGAACTCCGCGAAGCCGAAGCGCTCATGGAAAAGAATGTTCTACTAACTAGTATTGATAAGATATTGAATTGGGGTCGTGGACATTCCTTTTGGCCTGTAACCTTCGGTTTAGCATGCTGTGCCATCGAAATGATGGCGGCAGGTGGTCCGCGTGTTGACATCTCTCGCTTTGGGTATGAAGTCTTCCGGGCTTCACCGCGTCATGCCGATGTTATGGTTGTCGCTGGAACATGTACTCGCAAAATGGCCCCCCTATTACGGATGATTTATGACCAAATGGCTGAACCTAAATGGGTTATTGCTATGGGGAGCTGTGCCAGCGCAGGTGGTCCCTTTGCGGATTCCTATTCCATGTTGACAGGTGTAGACAAAATTGTCCCTGTCGATGTCTATATTCCGGGTTGTCCTCCGCGGCCGGAGTCCTTAGTATATGGGTTGCTTCAACTTCAATATAAAGTGAACCACCCAGACAAGGTGAGGTTATTGAAACATGGGAAATAA
- a CDS encoding NADH-quinone oxidoreductase subunit A translates to MSDNFAAVGIALVVAIAINMIMMLMPKLLAPKKPVPEKLTPYEGGNKTIGRTWLGFKSNYFLYALVFTAFDVETVFLFPWALSFRQLGTFAFIEMFVFIIILLVGFWYAWKEGALEWM, encoded by the coding sequence ATGTCAGATAACTTTGCTGCTGTTGGGATAGCACTTGTGGTGGCAATTGCCATTAACATGATTATGATGTTGATGCCCAAGCTCTTAGCTCCAAAAAAACCAGTTCCCGAGAAGTTAACACCGTATGAAGGTGGTAACAAAACGATTGGACGTACCTGGTTAGGGTTCAAAAGCAATTATTTTCTTTATGCCCTTGTTTTTACGGCATTTGACGTAGAAACTGTTTTCCTGTTTCCTTGGGCGTTATCGTTCCGACAACTTGGAACCTTCGCTTTTATTGAAATGTTTGTCTTCATCATCATTCTCTTAGTTGGATTCTGGTATGCTTGGAAAGAAGGTGCATTAGAGTGGATGTAG
- a CDS encoding ribonuclease HII, translating to MKAISQMSIRELSEMLKTEPSGEFLKACAQDSRQGVRQLMNRYQKDCEARKAEAARIQHLLVEEKQLWQAGYLHIAGMDEAGRGPLAGPVVAAACILPAKFNLPGLNDSKKLSESKRERLFQEIKEQALGYAVGSAESAEIDALNILQATKLAMKRAVENLKIRPHFLLIDALEIPLKIPQKGIIDGDALSASIAAASILAKVSRDHLMNELDTLYPAYGFRKNKGYGTREHLTALCRYGVCPIHRRTFAPVKNQLNIV from the coding sequence TTGAAAGCGATATCACAAATGAGCATTCGGGAATTGAGCGAGATGCTCAAAACTGAACCCTCGGGTGAATTTCTTAAGGCGTGTGCACAAGACTCGCGTCAGGGAGTTCGACAGCTGATGAACCGCTATCAAAAGGACTGTGAAGCCCGAAAAGCTGAGGCTGCACGGATCCAGCATTTGTTAGTAGAAGAAAAGCAATTATGGCAAGCTGGGTATCTCCACATCGCTGGGATGGATGAAGCGGGACGAGGTCCTCTAGCGGGACCGGTGGTGGCAGCCGCCTGTATCCTGCCGGCAAAATTCAATTTGCCGGGACTTAATGATTCGAAGAAGTTGTCAGAGAGTAAGCGGGAAAGACTGTTTCAAGAGATTAAGGAGCAAGCCTTAGGCTATGCGGTGGGCAGTGCCGAATCCGCTGAGATTGATGCTCTGAATATTCTCCAGGCCACTAAATTGGCTATGAAACGAGCAGTTGAGAATTTAAAGATTCGCCCCCATTTTTTGCTCATCGATGCCTTGGAAATACCCCTCAAAATCCCCCAAAAAGGAATCATCGATGGAGACGCACTCAGCGCAAGTATTGCGGCAGCTTCCATACTTGCTAAAGTCTCACGAGATCATCTGATGAATGAGCTGGATACGCTCTATCCAGCCTATGGATTTAGGAAAAATAAAGGCTATGGTACACGCGAACATCTTACCGCTCTATGTCGCTATGGAGTATGCCCAATCCATCGCCGAACCTTTGCTCCTGTTAAAAATCAGCTGAATATTGTTTGA
- the ylqF gene encoding ribosome biogenesis GTPase YlqF, translated as MSIQWFPGHMTKAKRLLLDQLRWVDVVIELGDARLPESSRNPLLQEMLGDKPKIVILNKSDLADPIQTELWIKELRKVSPVLAVSAATGAGVGKIVPTLERLMADKIEKWAAKGIRARAIRVMVVGIPNCGKSSLVNNLIGSAKAKTGNKPGVTRGNQWIRIHDKVELMDTPGLLWPKFEDTEVGIKLGAAGAIRDEVLNLEELSIWLLAWLKQSYPDSLQRYTENVQDLDLEGIGRKRGCLVKGGQVDIFKAAQIFIREFRAGSLGRFTLDRIEEKSRKEEDNSFESDITNEHSGIERDAQN; from the coding sequence TTGAGTATTCAATGGTTTCCAGGTCATATGACGAAAGCAAAGCGGCTGTTGTTGGATCAACTCCGTTGGGTCGATGTGGTCATCGAGTTAGGCGATGCTCGTTTGCCAGAAAGTAGTAGAAACCCTCTTCTACAAGAGATGTTAGGTGATAAACCCAAAATCGTCATCTTAAACAAATCAGACTTGGCTGATCCTATCCAGACAGAACTCTGGATTAAGGAGCTGCGCAAGGTGAGTCCTGTTTTAGCTGTTAGTGCGGCGACCGGAGCTGGGGTTGGCAAAATCGTACCTACCCTAGAGCGTCTTATGGCGGATAAGATTGAGAAATGGGCAGCCAAAGGAATCCGGGCCCGTGCCATTCGTGTCATGGTTGTCGGTATACCCAATTGCGGAAAGTCGTCTTTAGTGAATAATTTGATTGGTAGTGCAAAAGCTAAAACAGGTAACAAACCTGGTGTAACCCGAGGAAACCAATGGATTCGCATTCATGACAAAGTGGAGCTGATGGATACTCCGGGTTTACTTTGGCCTAAGTTTGAAGATACTGAAGTGGGTATCAAGCTGGGAGCAGCAGGAGCAATTCGCGATGAAGTACTGAATCTGGAAGAATTATCGATTTGGCTATTAGCTTGGTTGAAGCAAAGCTATCCTGATTCATTGCAACGCTATACAGAAAATGTCCAAGACTTAGATCTGGAAGGAATTGGACGTAAAAGGGGCTGTCTTGTGAAAGGAGGTCAAGTGGACATTTTTAAGGCGGCTCAGATCTTTATTAGAGAATTTCGGGCGGGCTCCTTAGGAAGGTTTACCTTGGATCGTATAGAAGAGAAGAGTAGGAAAGAAGAGGATAATAGTTTTGAAAGCGATATCACAAATGAGCATTCGGGAATTGAGCGAGATGCTCAAAACTGA
- the lepB gene encoding signal peptidase I codes for MHKTRFGWVIWFLAAVVVIAALLRLFVLQPYAISSNSMEPTLVNGDRILVNRLAYQSGAPARGDIVVFAYPKDTSRTFVKRVIAVEGESVELKGNQVYVNGALVQEPYLKQGDYSPFEPETIPAENIFVLGDNRRESGDSREWGVLPQSYIIGKAWLVYNPLQRIKFFW; via the coding sequence ATGCATAAGACAAGATTCGGGTGGGTAATCTGGTTTCTGGCAGCAGTTGTGGTAATTGCTGCGCTTTTGCGTTTATTTGTGCTACAACCTTATGCGATTTCTTCAAATTCCATGGAACCTACACTGGTTAATGGCGATAGGATTCTCGTCAATCGCTTAGCCTATCAAAGCGGAGCCCCGGCGCGGGGAGATATTGTGGTCTTTGCTTATCCAAAGGATACCAGTCGTACTTTTGTCAAACGAGTAATCGCAGTAGAAGGCGAGAGTGTGGAACTCAAAGGAAATCAAGTCTACGTCAATGGGGCCCTTGTTCAAGAGCCTTATCTGAAGCAGGGAGATTATTCACCCTTTGAACCAGAGACTATTCCGGCTGAGAACATTTTTGTTTTAGGTGATAATCGCCGGGAAAGCGGTGACTCTCGCGAATGGGGAGTTTTACCCCAAAGCTATATCATAGGAAAAGCATGGTTGGTTTATAATCCGCTCCAAAGAATAAAGTTCTTTTGGTAG